One window of the Trifolium pratense cultivar HEN17-A07 linkage group LG2, ARS_RC_1.1, whole genome shotgun sequence genome contains the following:
- the LOC123908515 gene encoding ubiquitin-conjugating enzyme E2 20-like gives MANINVHVETGQDNIAPSMQPLAPPKSVDSQSVLRRLQSELMALMMSGDSGISAFPEEDNILCWKGTITGSKDTVFEGTEYKLSLIFPNEYPFKAPKVKFDTTCFHPNVDMHGNICLDILQDKWSSAYDVRTILLSIQSLLGEPNISSPLNQQAAQLWNNQEEYRKMVEKLYKFPAA, from the exons ATGGCTAACATTAACGTTCACGTTGAAACTGGTCAAGACAACATTGCTCCCTCAATGCAACCTCTCGCTCCTCCTAAATCTGTTGACTCTCAATCTGTTCTCAGAag GTTGCAGTCTGAATTGATGGCTTTGATG ATGAGTGGCGATTCCGGTATATCCGCTTTTCCTGAAGAGGATAATATTTTGTGCTGGAAAGGAACAATCACAGGAAGTAAAGACACTGTTTTTGAGGGAACAGAATACAAGTTATCGCTTATCTTTCCCAATGAATATCCTTTTAAGGCCCCAAAGGTCAAATTTGACACCACATGCTTCCACCCTAATGTAGATATGCATGGCAATATTTGCTTGGATATTCTTCAG GATAAATGGTCATCTGCTTATGATGTTAGAACGATTCTTCTATCAATTCAAAGCCTGTTAGGAG AGCCAAACATTAGCTCGCCGCTTAATCAACAAGCCGCACAGCTTTGGAACAATCAAGAAG AATACAGGAAGATGGTGGAGAAGTTATACAAATTTCCTGCTGCTTAA